Within Theileria orientalis strain Shintoku DNA, chromosome 4, complete genome, the genomic segment ATCAGGGACTCCATCGTTAAAATCATGACCATTGTCCCGCCCGATGACGGCGACCCGGTCTTGTCGATAGACGAGATCATTAGGATCCACGAGTTTATGTTGAGTGAGCTCGAGGGCATTGTCGCCTCGTACAAGAGTCTTCCGAACCGGGAGTcgctggagaagaaggtgcTCACTCTCGCCGTTCAGACGCTCATCTCCTCCAGGGTTCAGCAGAAGTTCGGCTACAAGTACACTCTCGTTGACAAGTCCGTCATTAAGAACCACAGTGAGCTCAGCATGAACACGAGGTTTGCCAGGCTCAATATGCAGATGCAGAGCGAAATGTCTGAGATGACCGGGTAAGTGTTAAACAGGATGGCTGTGCCTCCGTGGCTGAGCGCACGGCTGCGCTTTTGGCCGGTCGCATTTCCTTTCAACGCCACTGAATCTCAACACCCACTCACTAATATTCCCTTCAGGTTATACAACTGATGATGACATAATTTACTGATATTGTTTGTACACGTGTTTTGTACCATTTACCGctgttatttatacacacacttggTATCATTTACTTCTGTTATTGTTTGTACACGTGTTTTGTACcatttagtaaattagtCTTTTATGAAATAAACAGGTCAGAGTGCTGTACGATTCTCTGAGCCGACGTCTTCGAGTCCATAAACAGTGAGTCCGCCTCGTCTATGTGTTTGGACTCCACCGTGGGCTTTTCCTCCAGTTTCCTCAGGACGTTGGACGGCGACAGCAGCTGAATGCAGTACCTCAAACTTGTGTTGATGCCCACCTCGCCCAGCCTCTTTAGTCCATCGTCACTGATGGGCACGTTCTCAACATTGCTTCGTATCTTTAGTATTTGTATCACCTGGTGAATTGTGTACGGAATCGTCTTAATTATTAGTAGGCGGTCCAGTAGATCAGCCGGTACGCCATGTGCCTCTATGAAGTCGCTCCCACGGACGCTACTCAcctaaattgtttttaatcaGTTCTTTAATCAGGTAATTAAATAAGTGGTTGATCagataattatataaatcgTTAGTCATTTGATCAGTTGTTTGATCAGTTCATTAATCAGTTCATTAATCAGTCGTTTaatcaaataattaaataagtgGTTAATCGGCGATCTTATAGCTACAGTCTATTATTGGTTTAAATCCTACCCCTCTGTTGGTTGACAATATTATGATTGGCGACAGTGGCGACTCCATTACCTTCGTCAGGTACGTAAAGCACTCTATGTCGAACATGTGCACCTCATCAATGTAGACCACTCCCGGCAGTACTTCTGCTATTCCCATGTCGATGTACTTGTTCACTGCCTTGTTCACTTCTAGACGCAACTTATCGGTGATCTCTGTTCTCCGGGGCCTCAGATACTGATTAATCATGCTCATGACGTCGTTCCCGCCCTAAGTGTGAATATTATCATGTAAGATTCTGGCATTACCGTTGGATTTGAGTTCGCCAGATCTAAATCGTTCAGCGACACTTCCTGCACGACTTTCTTCTGCTTAAAGACATCTCCCTTGGGGAGCGGCACGTATTCCTCTATCTCCAAATCAAACTCTGTTGCGTATGCGTCACATCTACCGCATCTCTTAACTTGGCCTAAATAGGGTTATTTGTTGTTATGATAACTGCTTTGTATTCGCACGTGAGCTGATAAAcgtatacatatttaatacGTATATGATTACATATATAGGTGcacatataaatacaaacttgtatacacacttatataCTCATGTCAACTATCCatacatgtatatatacacgtGTGTATTTGAACAAACCTGATACTGCTTCgataaatataacatcACCCACTGACACCTTTTCCTTTATCAGTTGATCGTGTATTTGCGGCGCCAATCTCAACGTTTTAGAGCCCTTTACTGTTTTCAAGGTTATCAACACACCGTTGATACATTTTGCTAAAACAAGCATTAGTTTATGATTTCATTTGTTCTGTTAGGTATAGTAGCGTTGTTTAATGACGTACAGAATCCTCCCGTCGGATTATCTACTTCTTCTGCAGTCAGTTCCGTCACCTCTCCCTCGTATATCTGCTTCTCGTCCTTTATTACTATGTGTATTGATTTTCTGAAGGCCTCGTTCAGAATCTCAGTCTTTTTAACTTCGCTACTAAACACCTCTGTGCTCGATAGTATTGTAAATGGCGCACTGGTACTCAACTCTCTTGCGATTCCCATGGCTAGGGCCGTCTTACCGCTTCCGCTGGGACCTGCCAGAAGCAACGCTTTACCTACAATTCAGTCAGTTGAATTATATCTGGTTGTTAAATAGGTGTGAATTATGTGCTTAATTACCTGCCATCTTCTTCGATTTTATCATATCTACTGCAATCAAAGCCGCCTCCCTAGCCTTGAACTGGCCAATTAAGCCACAGGAAGGATCAAAACAGTTTTCATAATTCGTTAATAACTTTGGATCATCCTTTCCATCATAATTTAGCTTCGATGTGTCCAGAGAAAATACGGAAGGATGTACACCCAGACCCTTAATGTGACTGTGGACCGAGATTCTCTCCTTACCGGAGCCTGAAGATTTGTTGCCCTTCTTTTTAACATTCGATTCTTTGAAATGATTCGTGGACCCGTTTAGAAGagccattttaaaaatcaataaacaaAGATTTGTAATCAATTGTGTCAATTTATGGTGATGATGTATAGTAAGTATAAACGGatggaaattaaaaatgaacacacaatgtaatatagttcttttgtaaatatagttATTATACTGGTCTTAATCGTATAGTTTTGTAAACTTGCGTGTTTGTATGTTAGATACTCCAATAAATACTTTGTAACATAATGTGTTTGCTTAAAATacttaatttgtatattaatacattttttcttcttatGGTTATAAAATAGTTGATAAACTCTCCATTCTAGCTGTAAATTATCATCCATAGAATGAAATGTGGCTctttaaataacatttttCGTTTGTACATGAACAAACGTAAAAATTGTGATCCTCCACCTTCCTCTGATTGCGGTATCAGGTCTGTATGCGAAGAAGATCATGCAGGAGGTAAAATGATGGAAATTTCGGAGTCTGGGACCCCAAAAGGAACTTTAGAGGTTATGAATAGCTACTTCGATGGGTGTTTTATGCCGGCCTGGGAACACGTGATCAAATATAAGCATAATACAGTGTATAAGAGCTTAAACGAAGTTGTGAATGTAGATGAGCTGTGGCAAGACCCGAATGGGTTGATGGAACTGAACACACGGCAGGTAAAGCGCTACCACTGCTGGATAAGATACTTTGACCTGTGCAACAATGTACAGTTTTTCAAGGGGGCGCCAAGCTCGGATAGGATACGCCAGGGCTACGTAGGAGATTGCTCAATGGTCTCGAGCCTGTCAACGCTGTCGGAATACGAAAAGTTGAACGATAAAGTGCTGTCAGATAAGATAAAGCTGATAGACCTGAAGAGGACAGTGAAGAAGTTGAGGAAGCTATCGTACCCAGAGTCGTCGATAGAATACCTGAACAACTACAAGCTCGCAATAGGAGTGAAGGTGTACTTTAACGGATGCGCGAGGTGTCTGTTTGTAGATGACTGGGTTCCGATAAGGAAAGATAAGTCGCTGCTGTGTGCACACTCGAGTGACCCGGAGGAGCTGTGGGTGACCCTGTTTGAAAAGGCGAACATGCGCCTGTACGGGAACACGTACTCGATAAAGGGAACAAACCCGGGAATCGACACGTATCACTACACAGGATGGCTACCGGAGATAATACAGCTGCCGCCGTCCCAGTACAAATTGTCCCCAGACAGAATCAACGGGATCGACTACAATCGCACACAGTGGGACCAGAAGAATGATATCGCGAACCTGGAGAAGTTGGACCTGATATGGAGCGCAATCATGCACAACTTTAACAGGAATATCGTAGTGTGCGTGGGAACAAACGAACTGTACGATGTGCACAGGCCTGATGTAGACATGGATGGAATATCAGTGTCATCAGGTGCGTGTTTATTATAGAGTAGCCTACATGAGTTGGAGCTACAGAGTTAAATCATGTATATGTGATAGGTATTTGGAATTGATGAGTTAATAGATAAATTAAcagttattatatatgtatatgtatttatgtatgtatgtaaaCTATTAGTGGTGGCTTTAAAAACGTAATTTAGGCATTGTTAGCTGTCACGCGTATAGTGTGTTGGATGTGATGCACTTGGAGTTGGAAGGCACAGACCATAAGCTGCTGTTGCTAAAAAATCCCTGGGGAAAGGCGAGATCAAAATTGAAGTTGGATCCGAGGGTAGTAAAGATGCTGCCACATCATAAGAACGGATACGATGGAGTAAGTTTTGTTGTATTGGATAGCAAGTGTGTTAGCGTATGAAGCGTCTTAGATGAACAATAGGATTCTTGTGGATTAGTTAGTTATACATATCGGTAGATTAACAGTTATTCAATTGGTTGCTAAATTATACTTGGACTGATGAATGTTTAGAATAGCGATAATGGAGTGTTTTGGATAGAGTGGATAAATGTGTTGAAGTGGTTCTCGCACGTATACCTGTCATGGAACACGAAAAGGTTTCGATTCACAAAAAGGATTTGCTTCAATTGGAAGAGGAACAAGCATTTTATTAACTCTTTGGTGCCAGAAGATACGTATTTGTCAGTGCATAATCCGCAATTGCACATAACGACGCGGGCAGATAATCAGTCAGGCAGTAATGATGAAGCAGTTGCAAGTAACAGAGGCAATTgtgatgatgatgatgacGACTatgatgaagatgaagaatatgaagaaGGAAGTGATGACTTTGTGGTCTTTGTAATGCTTGTGCAAAATAAGAAGACGATGGAAGATGCAATGAAGTACTTGGCGTTGCACACGTTCATGTCAGACGTGCCGATCATGACGCCATATAGTCCAGCAGTAAACGGAGTGTATAATAACAGTGAAGTCATACTGGTGAAGTTGCTGGTGAGTAAAAGCGGCGGCAGTAGTGAACATAACACGCTGAGATACGGAAAGTATAACATTATTGAAAGTGGGAGTGAGGAAGTCGATTTGGTGATGCTGATGTGTAACTTCATGAAGAAGATTGAACATGATAACATATTCACAATGTTTACATTCTCGAACAGGAAACATAGGTTCAAGTTACTGCCAACGCTAACAGGTAAGAAGGATGTTACTGATAGTTACTTAGAGTAGTTATAGTGTGTATAGAAATATTAAGTGTATGGTGTAGTGTAGTATAGTAAGTGTGTAGTTGTAGCCATTGGTACACATGTTTAACGAAAATTTACAGACAACCTTAATAACTTCGTTTACGATTTTAAGTGGTCTGAGTACAACTGCGGCATGAACCCGAATGAAATCTGGTCGTTCATCAGTAACCCGCACTTCAGGTTGAAGGTGAAGAGAGACATTGACATGATACTGGTGCTGGAGACCGACGTCGTCATATCAGTGAACCTGCGGCTCTTCTTCTCTCGGATGGCGACGATAAGGGCGGTAAGAACGAAGCAGGCACACTCGTCGGGAGACTACAGACTGCACTGCTGCGTGATCAAGGCGCGCTTCACCAGGGGGACGTACACGCTGATCCCGTCGAATTTCG encodes:
- a CDS encoding RuvB-like DNA repair helicase; the encoded protein is MALLNGSTNHFKESNVKKKGNKSSGSGKERISVHSHIKGLGVHPSVFSLDTSKLNYDGKDDPKLLTNYENCFDPSCGLIGQFKAREAALIAVDMIKSKKMAGKALLLAGPSGSGKTALAMGIARELSTSAPFTILSSTEVFSSEVKKTEILNEAFRKSIHIVIKDEKQIYEGEVTELTAEEVDNPTGGFSKCINGVLITLKTVKGSKTLRLAPQIHDQLIKEKVSVGDVIFIEAVSGQVKRCGRCDAYATEFDLEIEEYVPLPKGDVFKQKKVVQEVSLNDLDLANSNPTGGNDVMSMINQYLRPRRTEITDKLRLEVNKAVNKYIDMGIAEVLPGVVYIDEVHMFDIECFTYLTKVMESPLSPIIILSTNRGVSSVRGSDFIEAHGVPADLLDRLLIIKTIPYTIHQVIQILKIRSNVENVPISDDGLKRLGEVGINTSLRYCIQLLSPSNVLRKLEEKPTVESKHIDEADSLFMDSKTSAQRIVQHSDLFIS
- a CDS encoding uncharacterized protein (peptidase C2, calpain family protein), which encodes MNKRKNCDPPPSSDCGIRSVCEEDHAGGKMMEISESGTPKGTLEVMNSYFDGCFMPAWEHVIKYKHNTVYKSLNEVVNVDELWQDPNGLMELNTRQVKRYHCWIRYFDLCNNVQFFKGAPSSDRIRQGYVGDCSMVSSLSTLSEYEKLNDKVLSDKIKLIDLKRTVKKLRKLSYPESSIEYLNNYKLAIGVKVYFNGCARCLFVDDWVPIRKDKSLLCAHSSDPEELWVTLFEKANMRLYGNTYSIKGTNPGIDTYHYTGWLPEIIQLPPSQYKLSPDRINGIDYNRTQWDQKNDIANLEKLDLIWSAIMHNFNRNIVVCVGTNELYDVHRPDVDMDGISVSSGIVSCHAYSVLDVMHLELEGTDHKLLLLKNPWGKARSKLKLDPRVVKMLPHHKNGYDGNSDNGVFWIEWINVLKWFSHVYLSWNTKRFRFTKRICFNWKRNKHFINSLVPEDTYLSVHNPQLHITTRADNQSGSNDEAVASNRGNCDDDDDDYDEDEEYEEGSDDFVVFVMLVQNKKTMEDAMKYLALHTFMSDVPIMTPYSPAVNGVYNNSEVILVKLLVSKSGGSSEHNTLRYGKYNIIESGSEEVDLVMLMCNFMKKIEHDNIFTMFTFSNRKHRFKLLPTLTGKKDVTDNNLNNFVYDFKWSEYNCGMNPNEIWSFISNPHFRLKVKRDIDMILVLETDVVISVNLRLFFSRMATIRAVRTKQAHSSGDYRLHCCVIKARFTRGTYTLIPSNFDGSKGRFRFSVFHGGAGDAVEIHPIPYPYVKLGDIVKKNVPTCSEYTRDGGVCGSSNGGNSADREYKIDASSHYRTANGSMVLDGEGLIDGTVKFYQIPDLFNVTVARMTNDYFEFKVEEPTLVTIKIKVNSVNDNKFVLFSEHCVNYPVHSPGFCTASQMDLDTVVGGYDDDSGGLRFCDNVCCVKCGGPYGQFYPTDPNLFPGELKLGFEHSLFSDLNGGVSKNGRSPSASAQILFLRECVVNFTLVQLFPHVQYRLTSLNRHRFQTVFFITTSGAISA